One Cucurbita pepo subsp. pepo cultivar mu-cu-16 chromosome LG09, ASM280686v2, whole genome shotgun sequence DNA window includes the following coding sequences:
- the LOC111802680 gene encoding uncharacterized protein LOC111802680, with protein sequence MGFTMGLNLLLLVAMVATNILSLYHLSSTIQSTKSPVSQPVPDHLIRQLQTIRATINHLTRLHPTAAATASKTKHSIPSDLVLYSQFSPIASSCHSNPELLYRFMNYTPFSTCPSDSELAEALILRGCHPLPRRRCFAKTPQKPSSSLPQNPFDSSIPEANVIWGKYSCKGFGCLNRLNPNLGFDPSREITKFMTYKTELDLPISQLLQIAKASNSVLRLGLDIGGGTATFGARMKLYNVTIVTTTMNLGAPYNEVAALRGLVPLHAPLQQRLPVFDGVMDLVRCGHAVNRWIPVKSMEFLLYDVDRVLRVGGYLWFDHFFSKGVDLDKVYSPLINKLGYRKVKWATADKTDSGGVKNREVYLTALLQKPVPI encoded by the coding sequence ATGGGTTTCACAATGGGTTTGAATTTGCTTCTTCTCGTTGCAATGGTCGCCACCAATATCCTTTCTCTTTACCATCTTTCTTCCACGATTCAATCCACGAAATCCCCTGTTTCTCAGCCGGTTCCCGATCACCTAATCCGGCAGCTTCAGACCATACGCGCCACCATCAACCACCTCACGCGCCTCCACCCCACGGCGGCAGCCACTGCATCCAAAACCAAACACTCTATCCCTTCAGATCTCGTCCTGTACTCCCAATTCTCCCCAATTGCTTCCTCTTGCCATAGCAATCCAGAGCTTCTTTATAGGTTCATGAACTACACTCCATTTTCGACTTGCCCTTCTGATTCTGAGCTCGCCGAGGCTTTGATTCTTCGTGGATGTCATCCACTTCCTCGTCGGCGGTGTTTTGCCAAAACCCCACAAAaaccctcttcttctttgccGCAAAATCCCTTTGATTCTTCGATTCCGGAGGCCAATGTAATTTGGGGGAAATATTCGTGTAAGGGTTTTGGGTGTTTGAATCGATTGAATCCGAATTTGGGGTTCGACCCTTCTCGTGAAATCACTAAATTCATGACGTACAAGACGGAATTGGACCTCCCAATCTCTCAATTGTTGCAGATTGCGAAGGCGTCTAACTCTGTTCTTCGTCTTGGACTTGATATTGGCGGTGGAACCGCCACTTTTGGTGCTAGAATGAAGCTTTACAATGTCACTATAGTCACTACGACTATGAACCTTGGCGCGCCGTACAATGAGGTTGCGGCGCTTAGAGGGTTGGTTCCTTTGCATGCGCCGCTGCAGCAGCGGTTGCCTGTTTTTGATGGGGTGATGGATTTGGTTCGTTGTGGGCATGCTGTGAATCGGTGGATTCCTGTGAAATCTATGGAGTTTTTGTTGTATGATGTTGATAGAGTGTTGAGAGTTGGGGGTTATCTTTGGTTTGATCATTTCTTTAGCAAAGGGGTGGATCTTGATAAGGTTTATTCTCCTTTGATTAACAAGTTGGGGTACCGGAAGGTTAAGTGGGCGACGGCGGATAAGACGGATTCCGGCGGGGTGAAGAACAGGGAGGTTTACTTGACGGCGTTGCTGCAGAAGCCTGTGCCAATATGA